From Terriglobales bacterium, one genomic window encodes:
- a CDS encoding TIR domain-containing protein, whose translation MARRIFLSFAEEDKPYREFLVAPARQQRLPIEFVDMTPKRAADEAWKSQTRRAVEGCDAMIALLSWRTLTAPGARWEMQCARAARLPMMGVYIHGERRPTVPRELSGRRVVEWNWEEVAAFVRSSAQPSAPGT comes from the coding sequence ATGGCCCGCCGCATCTTCCTGAGCTTCGCCGAAGAGGACAAGCCCTACCGCGAGTTCCTGGTCGCCCCCGCCCGCCAGCAGCGATTGCCCATCGAGTTCGTGGACATGACCCCCAAGCGGGCCGCGGACGAGGCTTGGAAGAGCCAGACGCGGCGCGCGGTGGAGGGCTGCGACGCCATGATCGCGCTGCTGAGCTGGCGCACCCTGACCGCTCCCGGCGCCCGCTGGGAGATGCAGTGCGCGCGCGCGGCCCGGCTGCCCATGATGGGGGTGTACATCCACGGCGAGCGCCGCCCCACCGTCCCCCGGGAACTGTCGGGACGGCGGGTGGTGGAGTGGAATTGGGAAGAGGTCGCCGCCTTCGTCAGGAGCAGCGCTCAGCCCTCTGCGCCCGGTACCTAG
- a CDS encoding superoxide dismutase family protein, giving the protein MRQGMLLGVVLLLAAGAAWGKKITVTTELKDAQGQSVGTAEISGGAGAGDHGVTIKLRLHGLTPGEHALHFHQNAMCEGPDFKSAGPHFNPAHMKHGLMNPQGPHAGDMPNIRVDAKGNAKTTVHNQRVSLGEREDSLFANGGTALVVHAKADDMKTDPAGNAGDRVACGVIKK; this is encoded by the coding sequence ATGCGCCAGGGGATGCTGCTGGGAGTAGTGCTGCTGCTGGCCGCGGGCGCGGCCTGGGGCAAGAAGATCACGGTCACCACCGAGCTGAAGGACGCGCAGGGGCAGAGCGTGGGCACGGCGGAGATCAGCGGCGGGGCCGGAGCCGGCGATCACGGCGTGACCATCAAGCTGCGGCTGCACGGGCTGACGCCGGGCGAGCACGCGCTGCACTTCCATCAGAACGCGATGTGCGAAGGGCCGGACTTCAAGAGCGCGGGGCCGCACTTCAATCCCGCCCACATGAAGCACGGGCTGATGAACCCGCAAGGACCGCACGCCGGCGACATGCCCAACATCCGGGTGGACGCCAAGGGCAACGCCAAGACCACCGTCCACAACCAGCGGGTGAGCCTGGGGGAGCGCGAAGACTCGCTGTTCGCGAACGGCGGCACCGCGCTGGTGGTGCACGCCAAGGCGGACGACATGAAGACCGATCCCGCGGGCAACGCCGGCGACCGCGTCGCCTGCGGAGTGATCAAGAAATGA
- a CDS encoding DUF4097 family beta strand repeat-containing protein has translation MRILRATLLLAGLLLPTLLWAAPADTSSSTDNPFHWTGKLQPDQWVRIKNVSGDIRAEGVAGDQVEITATKSGPDADQVRIEVVQDSDGVTLCAVYPSGWGEENHCASGHGWHNSTRGNFHARVDFTVRLPRNLLFDAQTVSGKVEAEHLGRRALVSSVNGAVQVSTAEWAEATTVNGSITARFGSSDWPDALKLASVNGAIDLEVPADFSAEVSFSSVNGRFETDFPLTVQGGVSRFHLTGTIGSGGRRLKLETVNGSVTLHKRAMN, from the coding sequence ACCCTTCTGCTGGCCGGCCTGCTGCTGCCCACGCTGCTGTGGGCCGCCCCCGCCGACACCTCCTCCTCCACCGACAACCCCTTCCACTGGACCGGCAAGCTCCAGCCCGACCAGTGGGTGCGCATCAAGAACGTGAGCGGCGACATCCGCGCCGAAGGCGTGGCCGGCGACCAGGTGGAGATCACCGCCACCAAGAGCGGCCCCGACGCCGACCAGGTCCGCATCGAGGTCGTCCAGGATTCCGATGGGGTCACTCTCTGCGCCGTCTATCCCAGCGGCTGGGGCGAAGAGAACCACTGCGCCAGCGGCCACGGCTGGCACAACAGCACCCGCGGCAATTTCCACGCGCGCGTGGACTTCACCGTGCGCCTGCCCCGCAACCTGCTCTTCGACGCCCAGACCGTCTCCGGCAAAGTGGAGGCCGAGCACCTGGGCCGCCGCGCCCTGGTCAGCAGCGTGAACGGCGCGGTGCAGGTCTCCACCGCCGAGTGGGCCGAGGCCACCACCGTGAACGGCTCCATCACCGCCCGCTTCGGCTCCTCCGACTGGCCCGACGCCCTCAAGCTGGCCTCGGTCAACGGCGCCATCGACCTCGAGGTCCCCGCCGACTTCAGCGCCGAGGTCAGCTTCAGCTCCGTCAACGGCCGCTTCGAGACCGACTTTCCCTTGACCGTGCAGGGCGGCGTCAGCCGCTTCCACCTCACCGGCACCATCGGCTCCGGCGGCCGCCGCCTCAAGCTGGAGACCGTCAACGGCAGCGTCACCCTGCACAAACGCGCTATGAATTGA